AACGACTTGCGAATCGCAGGGTGAAGAACCACACCAGTCAAGGCTGCGCTGCGAGTAacctcctccgcctctcaTGCATCTGCCCAGGAaagtgccttctctcccaccTTTCACAAGCATTCATTTCCACCATTGAGACTGGCAAGAGGGTACCCCTTTTTAAGACAACTGAGACACCCATAAAGGACACCGCACTCTTAAACAGCCAAAGCCGCTGTATGCGCGCGCTGGGGGCCGAGCTCGGCTCTCCCGGTGAAGAGTTTTGCCGCTGGCGTAGCCTGTCCTTCTTTGTGCGGATTTTCCACCTCGTTCTACACTTTTCTGGATTGAAGGCGGACCTTTCCTAAGCCTGCCTGTTCGCGGGTTTCCGTCTCACTCCAGCAGCTCTTTTCCGGTATCCCGTTCCCCTTCCATTCGCAAATCTGCCTCCCCTACGCATGTCTCGACGTCGTCGACTTACCGCTTTTgccgagaggggaaaaacgctGCGCCAGAGTATGCGGCACCGCGCATATTGCAGCTGAAAAATGCGACGAAAATGACGGGGGTGGAGAAAGCCACGATGTTGCGAGTTTGTGtagtttctctctgtcttaTTCCTCATTTCCTGACTGTTGAAGCTTACGCTGGCTCTTTTGAACTGAGTTTTTTCGGACACGCAGAgatctcgctttctctccactaGCAGCCTCTTCACCCATAGCCACGCGTCTTAGCTccccccgtcttctccctcgaggCTCGTCCAGTTGTCGCGCTTGAACAAAACCACCCTCCGCGTTTACCCACGAGTATTTACGCATTTTGTTAAGCTTTGAAGCGTCTGATCTATAGTTTTGTTTCATTCCCTGTTCTTTGTCCCACCATGCGCGTCGTGAACTCCGGCCTCTCAACTCACCGCCAGGCGGATCCGGGAAGTAGCGTTTCCGGGGGCTGGTAAGTTTGACCGCTAGGCCTCTGGCTCAATTGGCCCTTCTTGTCCGTGGTTTCGTCCCTGACCTCCGAACTTCATGTAAGACCATTTGCGGGGATTTCGGCTGTACTTCGACGCTCATTTGAgccccgctctcttcccAAGCTCCTCCGGTACCCAGCCAAACGCGATCAGCGTTCTTACACTGTCGAGCGCGTGCGGTTTTCATCTTTTGTAGaatggaagaggaagcgtcTACTTCCGTTCTTCACAGTGTATACTTGGCTCCAAATTCGCGTACATTTGCGCACCCTGGAGCACAGTGACGAGCCTCCGTTCGGTTCATAGACATCGGTGCCGCTCTCTGGTACCGAGAGGCTGTGTTCAGCCTCGTTCGCCTTCACGCGCACCGCGCATGTCGACATGTCGCTCTTATGGTGAGTTTCGGTCTCGTTCCCGTGGCAGTCCACAGACAGGCACCACGGGGAAGCGGCGGCCCAAGAGTGCGCATCtacgaggaagggaaggcgaagggaaaggccGCATTTCTTGCGCTCTGGAATCGAAAATCCCCTCAACACGCGAGATAACAACCTGAAAGTTGTTCGGTTGCCACGCATACCCCCTTCTCCGTTtgggacaggaagagagacaggaaacgatCGAAGACCAACAGGGACAGCAGAAGGCGTCTGGTGACCGTGCAGCCAGCTCCACATCTGTTTGTGGCGAGGAAATACGTTTTAGAGATGACACGtgccttcttcatctcttGGTTTCGCTTTTCGTGACATATCAGTTCACTGGTGGAGAGAGGTGcgctgctcttctcttcttctacCAGACCTCTCTGTGTTGTTCCGGACCGTTCGATGCCCGTGTGTGCGCCCGCAGTCACCCTCTTTCCTAAGTTCAAACGCGTGGGACAGTTtccgttctccttctccatcaagtctcccttctccactCGATTTTCTATCGTTTTTGAAGGGTTGTCGCACAGAACCCAGGCCACGGCATGACGACTATTTTGTTTCCTCGACAAacgctttcttttctctgtttccccacttgttcttcctccttgcTCTCCAAACGCGTGCTCGTTTGAGTTCCCCGTCTCCGCGTGCTGCAGTTGAGAAGGGGCTCTCGTTGCGGTTGCGAGGGGAGGCTCTGGAGAAAAGTTGttcttccactttttttcgctgttcCGCGCCAAGATGCCGTCAACATCCGCcggcgtgtctccctcgggCGAGCCTTCTGCTTTGACTCCTCTCCACGCCGCTTCGCAGTCGCCATCGGCGATTCAGAAAAAGCGACGACCACGCCCCAACGGGCGTGagtctccgctttcttctcgcgcctcggcgGCCGGATCGTCTCCACAGTCTGccgcgaagggagagacactcgaaaGAAATAACCACGCGGAGGCTGGcgctcctgcgtcgcctctcgcccttcaAAACAACCACAGCTCGGCCCCCGCGACCTTATAcccgctttcgcctctcgcctgcctgccgcctgcgcagccagtcgcttcttcggccttctcgcggtcGCTGTCGGGCCGAACGCTGAACTCTCCGTACTCCGCTTCGCGCCCGCCGATCCCTGGGGATAAGCCTCCAGGCCCCGTGGATGTTGTGCTTGAGCAGCCGTGCATCTACAAGCAGCAGGATTTTTCGgtgccgctgcatgcggtctCACCTAGGGGGCCGCAGCGTGGGAGTGCGTCGTCCACCGCCTCCACTCAGAacggcgcgagcgggaggagCGGCGCCTTCTTTGCCGGCTGgtcagagagcgaggaagacgtgtGCGTGGAGAAAAGCTCGGGAGGACACGGAGACGATGACGGGCCGCCGTTTGGCCTCCTGCTCTCGATGTCGTCCTCCGTCATGGAGTGGAAGAGCCGCTTTGCCTTTGTCCTCGCCACCATCGGAGCGGCCGTCGGCATCGGCTGCGTCTGGAGGTTCCCCACCTACTGTTACAAGTtcggcggaggcgcgttCCTCGTCCCTTACGTGCTGATGCTGGTCCTGCTCGGCATGCCTCTCCTCACGCTCGAGATGGCCCTAGGACAGGTGTTTCGCGGCGGGCATATGAAGTTGTTCAACTTGAtctcgccgcgcctccgaGGCCTGGCCGCCGCCACGATTCTCCAAgccttcttcatctgcgCGTACTACTcagtgtttctctcctgggGTCTCCACTacttcctctcctgctggCAAGCGCCGCTTCCCTGGGTTGTCTCCCCGCAGCAGGTGGATCTGTGCGCTCAGTTCCACGGCGACCAAAGCGCATGCGAGAACGCAGTTCGGCCGGCTACGCTGGACGTTCCGGCCTCCCCACAGTGGGCCGAGGGGACACAGAGGCTCCACGGGGGTGTCTCGGAGACAGGGCCCAACGTCTGTGCGTGGATTCCTGCCCAGCTCACAGCCCCGGGTGGCGGCGTGGGCGAAGGCCGCTGCAGCGCAGACATTCGGGCCAAGGCGCAGGACTTTCTTTTCACAGAGGTTTTGGGTTTGAGCGCGAAGCACCCCGGCAGCCTCACGTTCACTgtcctcctcggcctcgcctttgTTTGGGTCCAGgtgttcttctcgctcttcaaGGGTTTGCAGTCGCTGACTGCGGTCATCTATGCGGCTGTGCTTCTTCCCATCTTCGCCATTCTCCTCGTGATGATCAGCGCCTTGACTCTGGACGGCGCCGACCTCGGGCTCTCGTACCTCTTCTCGTTCAACTGGCGAACGCTGGTGGACCAGCCGGAGATCTGGGGCGAAGCGGCCTCCCAggtgttcttctccctgggAGTTTTCCAGGGGGTCATGACGGCGTACGCCTCCCACAAAAAAGTGACGCAAAACACGATTGTCGACGCCACAGCAGTCGCAGGCAGCAACACCGTCCTGTCTTTCGTGAGCGGCGTGGCGACGTTTGCCATCGCCGGGCACGTGGCGAAACGCGTCGGCGCGATCGACCGAGTAACCGGCGCCGCAGACCTCTCGGCGATGAACATTGCGGGGAGTCAACTCGTGTTTGTTCTCTACCCgatctctctcgcgactcTGCCGGCCCCGCAGCTGTTTTGCgcgctctttttcctcgcgttctttctcctcggcaTCACCAGCGCGATCTCGTTCGTGCAGCCCGTGATTGATCTGCTCAAAGCTTCCCGCCTACTCAAGCGGACGAAGCGGTGGAAACTGAccctggctgcatgcgtcgtcGGATTCCTCCTCGgtctccccttctgtctccgttccggGATCTACCTCATCGAATCCGCCGACTACCACTGGAGTGTGATTGGTCTGACCTTCCTGGGGTGCTGtgagtctctcgcctttggATGGGTCTACGGCCTCGGGCGACAAGTCCAGGCAGTGGGACTCTTGCCCGTCGCCATTCACGCCGTCTCGTACCTCGGCGGCGCCACTCTGGCTGCAGTGATTCTCTTTGTCGTCTCCCCTCCTAACCggttcgtcctcgcctcagccgtctgtcttcctctgaTGCTCGTCGGCTCAGCCGTCGCCCTCTACTTGAGTCCCCAGCTTCCAGCGCAACAGGCACCGGGTCTCCACCCCACACCCCTCCAGAGCCTCGCGCGGAaaccgtctctcgcctcgctctctgagGCGTCTGGAAAGGATCCTGTTCGAGAGTCTCCCGCGCCGGGGCAGCGTggcggcgacgctggagCACGGGGAGAATGCGGCAGCCATGGCGCCTTCCCCACTCTGCCGGGAAActgtggagaggaagcgcggggcgaggccgcgatGGACACGGGAGATTCCCCAAGGAGTGGGGTGGCCTTGAccccgtcgccgtcttccctgaggccttctcgcggcgcatgcagctctcTGACTGCTCCCGCAACTCTATCGATTCGCGACCGCATGTACTGCCTGTATTTCGGAAACGTGGAGCATTTGCGGCTGAACCTGAACGCGATCACGGCGTCAAACGCACGCGTTGTCTGCCTCTGGCCCGCCTGGTCTGTTGTCATCAAATACGTTTGCCCCCCCattctcctgtttctcctctttaACGAACTCGGAAaaggcgccttcctctcttttggcGGACTACCGCTGCCCTACCACGCTGCTgcgctcgccgtcctcggcTTCATCGCCTTCCTGGTTTTCCtcggcgtttttcttccccagTTCTGGGGTGGATTCGTGCCGGAGAAAAACCCCAGACGAAAAGCGGTTGGGAaacagggaaagggagactgGGCCACCGACGCAGCTTCCGGCGTCACTGCAGGAGCGCCCCTGTCGGCTGTCTTCGCGGCGCGCGGGGCAGGGAAGACCGCACTGAGGAGCAACTGAAGAATATTTGTCGCGCCCAGGATGGAAGCCTTTTCATTTTAGGGAAAATCTGCACTGGGCACatgaagacgcgagagggggaggcgaaggagaaggagtggatctcgaggaggcagagtGAAAGGAACTCTAGGGTGGcaccagaagagagagagagctagggacgtggagaggagacgtgaaacacagggaaggaagagaagaaaggtcGCGCGCAGcgcgacacgagagagatgaaACATCCGGTTGCGGAGAAAGAACACGGAGACTGACGGGGATCTCGTCTCCAACAaaggaacgaggagagacagctaGGCAAcagggggaagagaaaaagaaagcaggCCGAATGAGCGGGACACATTCCCATGTTCATGGCAAAGAAAAGGACTCGGAGTgcgacacaggagacacacgtTGTCACGCTCCGTCGGTCCCTGCGCGAGTATGCGCGAGACTGCTGgacctgcagagaaagaatcTCACATTTTGACTTCGTGGATGTAATCGCTGCAATTCGGCGTTTTGTCAAGCGTTTTGtcgcacatatatatatatatatatatatatataggtatgtatgtacgtatattTGTAGATATAggtatgtatatctatacatatctGCGTGTACATCTACATGCACGTGTTTGACTACTTGTACGCTTTTTTCAATCCAAGGCCAGTGAAAACTTTTCACAGACTTGTTGAAGTAAAAGGTCGAGAAAACGACTGCACAGTCTGTGGATGCGCACCCGTTGCCGAGCTGGGCACATCCGTATATCCACTTCTTCCGAGAGATACGCTGGTCGCCACAAGAAATCGAAATAGAGCGTTGCCCATGTGCAGAAGAAGTTACAGACCTCCAGGGCTGTGAATAGACACACTCCTACCCTATGTGCGCTTAGTTCACATCCGCACTGAAGCGCATGCGTGTAGACTCGCTTCATCTACCTCTACAGATCTATGTATATCTCTAGAtaataatatatatatatatatttatatctCTACatggtatatatatatatatatacataattGCTGTATGCATCGGTCAAAGCGAGAAACATAGCCCCAAAGTAAAATCATTCGCTGCGGTTGATGTCGACGCCGAATCTTTTTTGGTGTCAGATCAACTTCTTCAAACAGTGTTCGTTTTCTTATTTGCCCCACATGCATGAGTTATGCATGTTTATACGAGGCATACTGGAGACAATGCGCCGTGTAACTATCTGGAGGTGCGGTCGATGTGAAGCAGAAAGATCAAAGCCATGAAAACCACGCATACAGttcgagacgagaagaacgagacaggaagagagagcgccatcgccgagaagagaaagaattGAAGACGCACGGAGCGAAGCAGTGACACGAAACACGAACCGACAACACCGATAGGAtatggagaagaaagctggagagacagacaacAAAGCTCTTTATGATTGTCGCACACCACCACCCCACTGGACCGCgtaagacagctaaaagtgATCCAAAAATAATATTTGCCGACACCAAACAGGTGAGGCGAACAGTTTCCCCCTTTTACGCCGTCTGAGGCAACCGCCTTTTCAATCCTACACTGGTCACAGAAGGCAAATGCACACTACCAGGAGATCTGCGTGCAAAACGGTGGAAGCAGAAGCCTCTCACAGGACAAGAACCGAAACTCATGCCGCGACAAAAGCAGCGAAATTTCAGACaatcgatatatatatatatatatatatatacatatacacgtGTGTGAAAcgtacatataaatatacatataatatacatatatatatatatatatatacatataaatatacatataaatatgcatatatatatatatatatatcatggCAGAGGGACGTGGTGGGGAGTCTGCGTGGGTGTTCTGCTGTCTAGAAGGGTGACTGGCAAAGGGGGCAGTTGGTTTTTCTGGCGGTGCGAAACCAGCGATAGATGCATTCGGCATGGAATTTGTATTTGCATGTGGGGCACATTTTCTTGGGGAGGGAGCGGTGTTGGGGGTGAACCACGGAGTAGCAGATGGGGCAGTCTTCCAGGCCGTCGAAGAAGTGTCGAAGATTCGCAGCCCAGACAAACAGCCCCGCGGCCAGGCAGGAGCGATTCATCGCGCCAAAGGCGGCGAGGATCCACCGGCTGCTGCGACTCTTGGGGACGCctgagaaagagaaagcaaaaagaAGGCTAGTGCTCTTGCAAGCGAtccacggagagagagacaagaacggCTAAAGAAAAGTGACGCGTGCCGAAACAAAAACGAGGAACGAAACTGACAAGGAGACTGAGCCTGCCGGGATGTGCCACGGGTAAGCTACAGATGGCAGAGGACACGTGGAGAAACACGTGAAGACCACAAACCGGTCGAATCCATAACTGAGTTTGAAAGCATATTGATGAAGATATACACGTAGAAAAGTACAGaaatgtatatgtatatatatatatatatatataggcatatgTATGAGTGGACGTAAGCATTCACATCGGTATCGAGTTGTTAGCAAACGCATCGACTTTATATAGAGGCCGGTGAGAGGAGAAatgcggaagagacgaaagcagagaacTGCGTGGAAGAGCATAGGGCCAGCAAGCGAGTCAAAGCCTCCGGGTCAGCAGCACGAACGCGGGACtggaagagcgacgagatggtgacagagaagaagcgaggacgcaagggagaaaggagtAAGGGccaggcaggagacagagacacaaagtgacaaggcgagagaagacaggggtAAAATACCGAGACACCCGCAACAGAGGGAGGGGGGTCGttggaggacgaggaaagggaaatcCGCCCGGAGAACGACAGCGCGTCGGTTCCTTTCGCTACAACGGGTCTCACCGGGAATGCGATCTAAATCCAGATGAGGTTGGATCTTTTGCAGAGGGAAATTTTTGGCAAACAGGACATTCAACGTCACCGAAatctcgcccttctcgtctcggtAGGTCACCGCGAGGTCTTTCTGGCGGCCGTCGAAATGCAGAGACAAGTCGAAGGAGTTTGCGAGTTTCGAAGCCTCGCGCACCTCCTTCCGCATAAGCCTGAAGAGGCAGACAACGCCAGAGAATGCCACAGCGCGCAAGGGGGGAGACACACGGTCAGAGTCTCACGCTTGCTGGTAGGCGCAGCCGTTCTAGGGAGGGGACGAGATGAAGAACACACTGTTGAGAGGGCCCATCAACCTCCAGGACAGCCGAGAAACGCAACACAGCAAGGGACACAGGGGCGAAGACCTGAGATAGAGCAGAAGCAAGGGATGAACGCAAAACTGAGTGAGGCGCACTCCTCGTCAAACCCCTCctggcagagagacagaacagaagagaaaagcaggAAGGGAGCAAAAACGCCTCGAAGACAGTGGAAAGACAAAACACGGGGAACCCTCCCAAAAGATATtgaaaggcaagaaaaacACCTCGATGACATCGCCAACTGTTTCCTACCGAGAGGAGACGTAGGTTTCAGTGAAGAGCTCCAGTTCCCTCCGAGCTCGGCCGTTGCGGCAGCGTGTCCAAATGCGCCGAACGGCCTCTGAGAAAACcgaaaggcggagagaatCCAAGTACCACAtcaaaaaggagacagaaccaCAGGGATCAGGAACGCGACCAGAACTGCGAAACTACACCTGCCTCTGAATTGCTTCCTCTCTACATttatctctgcatgcaaggaTAAGCCGGAGTGCAACCCTGTGGGCGGGGACGATGGCAGCGAAAAACAGAATGCCACCTTACTCGGAGAGGACGCACATTTGCACATTCTCCCGCATACATAAAAGTAACGCGTATGCTCCTAAATgcatatgtagatgtatatatatatatatatatatgtatctgtctAGTAGTCTGCCACTCGAGCACTCTAAATCTGACAACCTCCGTCAATCGAAATCTATATCTGTCTGTGTCAAAGTATCAGTTGCCGTACCGGGGTTGACTTGCAGGAGAAGGTAGTAGACGTGGGCTGCGAGTAGCCAGAGAAAAGATCGATTTGCCACGTCCCATACAACGCCTTGGAGAGGCAAATCCTGAAGCATCGACGCgtcggtttccttctcgtctgttcgtctctcggccGCGGAGCTCTGCTGTCCTTCTCTGGCGATGTACTCCCTCCAGTCTCGCTCGAGCCAGACggagtcgccttcttccgcagtGAGGTCGGGGAGAGATTTCGGACTTGCCAGCGGTTTCGAGAAACGGTCGTGCCCCGCCTGCGACGCTCCTGATTTCCCAGAGAGACGAGTCTCTTCGAGGCGCGGAGCCCCCAGCCATCGGGCGACACTCGCCGGCGTCACATGagccgaaggagacagcgaagacgcggagggcGCGCTGGGAGGTTGCGAGGTCGGGAGGGAgaccgcagagaggaaggaccgCAAGCAAGTTAACTCTTGGGGCGGAAAGCGTCGGGTCTCCGAGGTCAGTTGAAGAAGGGTGACAAAGAGCAGTTCAACGAGGCCCTGAACGAGCGACATTTCCGTCACATCTGGAAGCAACTGACACGCCGCGCAAGCGCAGAAGGGTGCGGACGaggccggcgaggcgcctggagagaagacctcgagcgcgaggggcgagaaggcagacagagagacgaggtgGCGgtagagagacgaagacggagagaaagtggAGTACGGAGGCGTCGCCTGGGTCAGGACTCTTCGCGCACGTGCGGCCTGCGACGGAGGCGTTTGCATCAGCAGCTGGAGATACGGGACACAGGCGCGTTGCTGCGCGGCTTcactcgccttctctccgttttccgctgtctccgtgtctggcgtaggcgccgcgccgccatCCGCTTCCCACGCCTCCGCGTCAGTTccggaagcgagcgagagaagcgagggcaAAATGATCACCCATCCCCGCAGCCCGAGAGCGATGTCTTCGAGggtctgttctctctcgcgttcgcgcggtgcgttctcgctgttttcacacgtttcgtcttcgttcAGAGAGCCAGAGGGGAACGAACCGCGTCTCTCAGGCGCCTTGCCTCCCCTGTGCTCGTCGCGGCCGTgcgccgcgagggcgagcgcACAGCTCGCGTCTCGGAACGTTTCGAGCAGTTGCGCGGCGAGCATGCGCCCGGTGAAAATCTGCATCAGCCAGCCGAGAATCGCCGTTCCTTCCTCggccggagagaggccgaacgTCAAACGCGactgggaagaagacggcgagggatGCCTGCACTGAtccttgtctcttccgtccaCGCCGTGGATTGCCTCCccctgcggcgcctccgtACGCGCGGGGCCGCGTGTTCGCGCGAACTTGccacgcttctctctctcatctctcgAGCCGTCTGCCGCCTCGACAGCCTGCAACACGTCTTGCACAATTTGTGCCTCTTCACGTTCCGTTGCATCTGCTCCGCCAGAATCTGTGCTCGCCGACTTCGGATCGGCCGTGTTCGACAACAAACGCCGGAGTCGCCCCACCAACGACTGGGGCCCGTCCGAGGAGTCTCCAGGAGACGccagcggcgacgaggcgcctgtagacgccgcgcgcgccttgcCAACAATCCTGCTCTCCTCCTcatctccgttttccccctgcacggcgcgttcttcctcgtcttcgatCGACTCCTCGGGCCCtccccgcgtctccctgtcggAGTCCGAGTCGTCGGCAGCGTGCGAGGAAGCCCGATCTAGCGACAGATCAAAGCGCTGAAGAAGATGCTTCACTTGCTGCAGAGACACTGGACGTGGGGCACAAAGACAAGACAGGGCTTCTGTCGAGCCCAGACAGTCGCAGATGTCAGatgcggcgaggagagaaaacgcctcgCCGAAGAAGTCTCCGCGACAAACACACGAGGGAGGCGACCGCTCGCCAGatgcggtgtctcctttctctctcggccttgGCCTGCGTCCctcgcctgctgtctctgtgggGTGGGCCGATCGGAGAAACGGTGGAAAGACGCTCGTCTGCCCGAGCGGCTGCGAGAACCAGGGGTAccgccggagacagctgaCGATGTTCGCCTGAATCGGGCTCCGGCGACACCCAAGAAGCGCGCCACAGATGCGCGCCGCGACTGCGGATGGCAGCAAGGGGTTGGGCCCCGCGCCGCCAGGGCCAGCGGATCCCGGCCCCGTCGCCGGAGAGCCCCCAGACAAGTCCAGGGCGTCGCAGAAAAGCCGAAGGAGGCGGCAAGTCGCGTCGTCATAGAACTGAGAACAGAAGGCGCTGGAAACCCGCTGCGGCCCGCAGCGCGCAAAGGAGATCTTCGACCGGACCAGAGGAGCAGAAGccgcacgcgagagagaagaggaaacgctgACGAGTGGTCCTCCTGcttcgtgcatgcgcacagcTTCATCGTAGAGAACGGCCAGCCGAACAGAGAGTgccaggagacgcagccAGCGAGCTTGACTCtccgagggagaaaaggcctctttcccgtctccgttGCTGGCCCGCTCCGGACCGCGTGACTCCGAGAGCCAGGGCGACGCCCCCAGGAGGCTcaacgacagagagaagattTGCGCGACAGCGGCCATTCTCCGCGGAGGGAGGCAGTCGCTCTGCTCGCCTCGGCCcgttgctgtctctcggtttcGTCTACCCTCGCGTTCCTGTCGATTTGTCTCCTCCAGCACCGACACGGCGAGGCAAAGAGCctccgagagaaacgccgcgTCACtcatttcttcttctccctcgggcACCTCTGTTTCGGATTCAGGTCCGGCCTCGTCTCCATGCCCGTCACGCGCCTCCAGGGCGCtgaggaggagacgcaggccgcaGGCTGCGTCAACAGCCTCCAGCGTTTTCCACGCCAGATAGAGCCGTCGGGGGCCTGGAGTGTCTCCATTTCTGTCACCTTCGCAtccctccgcttcctcgcaaCTTCGCATCCGACTCActttgccttctccctcttcgcctaCTCCTTGCAAGTCTCCGGACTCCCCCACTGGGGAGTGCAGACCGCGCTGATgctgggaaagaagagattTTTGAACGGCAGGCAGCAGCGCTCGGCGCGTGTATCGGAGCGACACGCATTGGCGACGCACCTCGGTTTCGCGTTcaaggagcgaggaaaggaaatcTCTGCTCgcatctccttcctcgccaggTTCGCCTCGAAGCGGCTGAAGCGACGGAGGAAGACTTGCGTCCTGAGCCGCCGCCCCCAACGCCTTGCCGACGGAAGCGACGGTCATCAAGGCCGACCCTAGACCTGTCAGAAtgcgcgcgagagcgccttccctttccgccCTTCCGAACTCAGCAGAGGCGTCTGGCGAAGGATCCAAGCACGCGCGGGCTGTTTGCTCCTCGAAAAGACCGGCAGGTCGCGGGGTGTGAGCTGTGGAGAAGACTTGGCGCGAATCCGCCGCGGTCTCTGTCCTggagcgaagcagagacaggagcgcgGTCTGCGCGTGGAATCgatcgagaaggaagacgtgCGTGTTATCCACTTCGTCGAGTAGATGCAGCAGAGATGCACGCGTTTCAtcttctttgtcgtctcGGGCGGgccaggcgaggaagcacgagccgagagagcgaaggaaatcCTGGAGCGCATCGGTGACCACATGAACGGCCAGGGCGCTCGCGtaagacgggagagaagagacagcgtcTTGGTTTCTGTTGACGTTTGGTCGCTCTTCGCTATCTGCCGCCAGGTCGCCGTCTTCAGTCGCCAGCGATTGACCCACGATCAAATCACGTTCCGACCGCTTTCGAGTCTCACGCGTCACCTCCAAACTGGCGTCGAGAAGCCATCTGAGGACCTGGAAGGCCGTCCGAAGAGCCTTCGGGCCCCGCGACGTTGGAGCCCACGCACCGGTCGCGGCTGGGGGCACCGGCGGCGGGGCCGGGGCTCGGCTCTCGGCGCCTCGTGATGGGACTGAAGCAGAGCGCGGCGCCTCACGAGTAGACACCcccgagaaaaggaggaaacatCGCAGCGCGCTGGAGATGGCGGAGCGAAGCATGCATGGGCcgacggcggaggcgactccaggcgacgcggcggtgacggaaggagacacctgtctctcttcgatTCGCTCGTCTGAGACAGGCGTGAGGCCGCGCTGTTCGCCCTCTGTCTCACAGCACCAGAGCAACCGCCAGAAGAACAAGGCaaacaaagaggaggaagggagcgCAGCCGACGAGCCTGACGGCCTTTC
The sequence above is a segment of the Neospora caninum Liverpool complete genome, chromosome IX genome. Coding sequences within it:
- a CDS encoding putative sodium-dependent transporter, with protein sequence MPSTSAGVSPSGEPSALTPLHAASQSPSAIQKKRRPRPNGRESPLSSRASAAGSSPQSAAKGETLERNNHAEAGAPASPLALQNNHSSAPATLYPLSPLACLPPAQPVASSAFSRSLSGRTLNSPYSASRPPIPGDKPPGPVDVVLEQPCIYKQQDFSVPLHAVSPRGPQRGSASSTASTQNGASGRSGAFFAGWSESEEDVCVEKSSGGHGDDDGPPFGLLLSMSSSVMEWKSRFAFVLATIGAAVGIGCVWRFPTYCYKFGGGAFLVPYVLMLVLLGMPLLTLEMALGQVFRGGHMKLFNLISPRLRGLAAATILQAFFICAYYSVFLSWGLHYFLSCWQAPLPWVVSPQQVDLCAQFHGDQSACENAVRPATLDVPASPQWAEGTQRLHGGVSETGPNVCAWIPAQLTAPGGGVGEGRCSADIRAKAQDFLFTEVLGLSAKHPGSLTFTVLLGLAFVWVQVFFSLFKGLQSLTAVIYAAVLLPIFAILLVMISALTLDGADLGLSYLFSFNWRTLVDQPEIWGEAASQVFFSLGVFQGVMTAYASHKKVTQNTIVDATAVAGSNTVLSFVSGVATFAIAGHVAKRVGAIDRVTGAADLSAMNIAGSQLVFVLYPISLATLPAPQLFCALFFLAFFLLGITSAISFVQPVIDLLKASRLLKRTKRWKLTLAACVVGFLLGLPFCLRSGIYLIESADYHWSVIGLTFLGCCESLAFGWVYGLGRQVQAVGLLPVAIHAVSYLGGATLAAVILFVVSPPNRFVLASAVCLPLMLVGSAVALYLSPQLPAQQAPGLHPTPLQSLARKPSLASLSEASGKDPVRESPAPGQRGGDAGARGECGSHGAFPTLPGNCGEEARGEAAMDTGDSPRSGVALTPSPSSLRPSRGACSSLTAPATLSIRDRMYCLYFGNVEHLRLNLNAITASNARVVCLWPAWSVVIKYVCPPILLFLLFNELGKGAFLSFGGLPLPYHAAALAVLGFIAFLVFLGVFLPQFWGGFVPEKNPRRKAVGKQGKGDWATDAASGVTAGAPLSAVFAARGAGKTALRSN